The genomic region aataacggcgactaaaaatagaaaacaattagccgttatagaaatgtggccgctagcgctaggtttccttttccacaaatacataaaatataattgaaaatttatttattttagtaattaaagcaaatataattaaatttaattctacaaacaaacggaacacactaaaactaaattcaatttactacaatataaaacaatatctatacgaaaaaacaactacaagaaaaacagaatttttgtttgttttatatttttttttagataaacgaaacatactaaaactaatttaatataggtaatatataatataaaacaacatactatagctactacgaaaaatacgcttatcactaaagtatcgtcgtgcctCCAtactatattcaacaaaaccaacttggtagggcctttaattagatatcgcaaattactttggctgattttgtctgcatatatattatgtttgaggaatccctttttttgtgaaactggatataggacatttctcaagtatgaattcacattcatggtgtaataatctgtgcaatgttatcgtacaggctacgttaaatatgaagtaaatgtggaagatatacactggttattcatttcgatttaatttgattgttttttaatcgcttacaatatttaaaataattaaagacataaagttagttaggtatttcaaaaataaattcagttctcaccggcagggtgggaaataataaagtgccatacaatactatttcattacaatgctcattacaggcattacaggctgctccgtttgagaaaactcatactctcaaactttgagaaaacactcattcagtttcgaccaaccctgtattagctaaaattaaacgttttgctagattaataatttttaacaataatatattatattaaaaatcacttgaagataaattgattttctgatgtcaagtcactacaattatacagggggtgaatattgctatgaaatttgaaaataaaaaggtaattatcttttaaactacttcgtataacatcacaaaacctgatattttaagaaataaaacatagaggagaatccaaaaatgtaaaaatatacagggtgtcccattaaacaaaagataatttggtttcaccctgtcaatatgggtggccctgtacatttggaaatgtatttaaattctgatattatctatgcccaatctcacctaaataaacttttttcgtatctcctacaacaaacgactaattgttcttcccacaacctgtatacatacaaaatctccgctataaaattttttcaaagaaaatgttattggtttttttaaaataactccgttaaattttgaaatgtgagatttatccaaaaaccattacaaagctaagtaaatgttctataacactgtattaaacataattttctaaatcctttattttttttttaaatacaaggtgaaagggcctcggttacatggttctcgctgTAAAATTTAGGTtgtaaatgtttctatctcggttattttttgtcgttaaAAATACTAAagaaagaaaaagcttaaatagcgttaaaactaaaattttgttctctaccattttttaagtatatcgagtatttttggagttattatcaaaagaaaatgaaattcacgaaaatttgaaaaattctaattttttttaatcgtattttttttcaaaaatatgcattctaaaccggtcaaaattgttgaagttattactcatgttaaagtAAATAaaggtttaaatgggttactataaattttaatttttgtggaaatgacgtatgtttcatttttcattcttccctaaaaaatctgaaagggtcctcttatttccatcataacttgcttaattttgatgctatagacttcttatatagctttttgatagttacctttaagtactttattaaaatgttttatatctatatttaacaaaatgcatcgttttcctgttatttaagcttgaatactaagatttgagtactcgcggaaaaaaaatatacattcaattgcatataactcactttgcgtatgtaataaaggatttatCGAATATGgatcttatttatttttatattatcttcgattttggttataactaaagaccggattatatgttttttgcatatcgataaccatcaaagatacaatcaaacgcttcaggatgtggacgaattatgataattaaagCCGTTTGacattaatttaattttacatatttagaatattttcgtttttttaacatattttgatggtttgaacatattttcgaccgtttgacatattttggcatattttggcatatttttaacatattttggcatattttggcatatttttggctgtaaacaacttgacacagttaaccatgtaacaatggttaggtttaTAAATGATGCTTTTAGAACTTTTTCCTTCCGGACATTGTTTCAGCTAACAAAATCTTGCTTATGGTTTCCGATGCTGCGTCATACATGGTCAAAGCTGGTCAACAACTAAAAGTTTATATCCCAATTTAATTCATGTGACGTGTTTGGCGCATGGTTTAAACAGAGTGGCGGAAGAACTTCGAAATTCATTCCCTACAGTTAATAGTTTAATTAGCAACGtgaagtaaatatttttaaaatcgcctttaaggattcagatatataaagaaaaattaccaaatactcctttgccactggagcctataatcacaagttggggaacatatttaaaagctgcctgtttttatgcggaatattttctccctataaaagaactagttttatgttttgaagaaacaaatattggtccgatttcaaaattcaaatcaattttagaaaacagatcactgcacaatgagctttgttttattaaatcgaattatgatttttttttataaaaccatcctcaatcttgaaactgaatcgtttccactacaagagcctcttaatttaattcagaaatttaaggaaaacgctgaagaagtttctggaaaaactggacaatcaataaataaaaaatgtattgaaactttatagaaaaatagtgatttaaaattattattacaggaagcaaaccaaattatttttggCGATTGTGATGTTAATACcaatttttgcacgattgatcatttttgactgcctaccgtgacagattttacgtcagtaagtaacgtaagtaatagtaataggtactagataggtatacattggtatatttaggttaattttgtcaatatatgtacttaccgttatttaataaaacttttatacattttttaatgcacattttcttgttactttaaaatgtttttcacatattccacatatttggaacatattttaaacatttagggaatattttcaacatattttactcatatttcagacatatatatgcacatatttcagtcaaaacaggaacatataatccggtctttagttataacaacttttttgaaggaacttatggtttttgagttatttatgaaaaactgctttaaaacatggatttttttcagaaaaaatcaaaacttgtgatctttaataactccaaaaattatTGATtcattgaaataactttatatgacaaattttacttataatttgtccctctatccattagtggtattatttttaataaaataatttccacccccgagaaggggtggcatccccccccccagggtaaaagcgcgagttggcaccatgtcacctttgtttcttgaggtatcctctacatacttaccaattttcatgaaaatcgatggaggttcaacgaaatcggaggtgaaaaccttcattgactccactatttgGGATGGTTTGGAGAGCAGCTATGCCTCATGCGccaaatttaaatacaaaaatatgttatcTGTCGTATAGCACACCTACAAGTTTGATTCTAGCAAATAAGTCAAATTTAACTCCAGATACTAGAGCCCTACAGCCGTGTTAGTCATTTCATATGGCAGAATAGTTTTGCATAGTGGTGcttaaaacagtttttttttacatCAGTTAGTGGTACAGGTggcgtattatacattttatctGTTTAAAATAATATCACGCGTGTTCCTTATCCACTTCTAAGACGGTGTTTCAGAGATAAAACTGTTTTTGAATAAGCTCGTAACATTCCTGAAGCTTAAGTAGTTCACCCCACGCTTCATAAAGATTTCACGTCATGGGATAATATATCAGACAAATATTTTTAAGTTAATCTTGcaggaataataattaaaattagatTCGCTACATTTAAGAAGTCTGAACCAACTAAGATGTATGCAAAATTTTCTATGGTTTCAGATCTCAAGAGCAGATTATACAAGTCAGTGGTAAAGTAAGGAATCTGCCAAATTGCAACTTATATCCAACCCCTTTGtcaatttccaaaaaaatataacGATCGGAATAAATTATGCCATTCGAATGTCATACCCTTGCAATAtcataataaatattcaaatctaCCTAAAGGTACTAGTGTAAATTATGTCCTTCCAGACACTGACGAAGAAGATGGAGTTCAACTTTAATATTGCTGATGTGTTTTTGATTGTTTTTGTCATTAACCTCACTTAAATTTTTCGTAGAAATAAAGTATTTTCCAGTAACTTTTACTATTCCTTTTTGTCTGTTGTAAAATCTCTAGAATATCTAATAATGGtgcaataaatataataaaataatttagatcCGAGAATGACTTATATTCTTATAATCTTCACAAAATGCACTTCTAATGCATGCATCTCATATGAtaaatacattgtaaatcatttCACCTTCTCATAAAATTTCTACATCTAACAAtttcttctaatattttttatacctgaccttcaaatgttcaaccatgtgtttggtttctgtattttattttatctattgatatgcttttagtaatcaaattttaactagtggtatcaatcttaattccatttaattatTCCTTTGCCAATAACTACTTTTTACGATTGTTTAGCAAAGGctcgttttttggtttttcttcttgatgtttgatatgtgtTTATATCTTATAATTTTTGGATAAGATCTACTTTTCTCCTTTCGGGAGAATGAAGCCCATCGCCGGCGATGCATCACTACAAGGCTGACAACTATAACTAAATTGTCTAGACCAGAGGTTCTCagtctgtggtacatgtaccactggtggtacatatgattgttggcggtggtacacaaaacacagaaaaaattaaaatagtagtacttagtaagtattcataatacaatttaaaaatataggtgatacaaaaataataaaaataactgtaggtggtacatcacacaaaaaggttgagaaccgctggtctagacTACAGCACCCAACATTTTCggctgcaggggcctagggctGAACATCCGCCCAGGCCTAAAAGAAacctacagcagtaccattcgacattaagaagttaccatcaaataccagctaccaaaagccataagtataatctacaaattgttagtttttggcaagaatttgaatatatttttgttattgCACATAATAAGTAACATtcttattatatctttattgaacaatacaCATGActagttaaaaatattgttttgtttgctttaaTTCCGAactttcatagttcatttctaaggttaggacaagacgaacacacacctgagtgactgagctaagctaagggtgtagcgatAGCTATCTTtgatgattgaggtaatattttcgaatattatttcgattagctggggtagtccaacGCTTACTCGTTTCAACATATTTATCTTTAGTCTCCATAGCAGGTTTCTTTACGCTGGATAGTTAtatttaacccggcattggtcgctaggtaggttgttacgcgagtggtcgcgcgtgagattttttAGTCAActaaattggaaagaaatcctttgtaaaaggtataaaatttttttattaaaaatcccttaaaagggctacatcacaaccaaacgttttcgatttttataaaaaatcatcatcagtgttcgatctaaaaataagtataaccgatttaatgaatataaagttattatttaaattttgacaaaggttagagcaagttggttatacttacaaactggatgctagctgagccacaaaagaaaaatatctgggtaaaaaccctttacataaaatatagatgccttaaaagtgcatacttcaataaaaaggcctgtgatggtcacatggcaaacggatagggataatgccctaaggtaaggtatacaggtttcccaacacgtgggatccaaattgagttgatcacatttcaatgacttaatggcaactgaatgcgaaatgagtgatgtttctgaaaggtgtcaaaagacagatggacaacgtgacgtggaatttaccctgtattacgacagccaactaattgttagtaaaatatttaatgaaaatttacatagtaataacaaacatcaacaaagttgtggctataattacatttaagtaagtaccttgaatatgtaagatgaacgtaaagtatgaaatgatttttataatgagaaatagccagaatctatgcagccatctatacatgttcctattcaaattgaagtaagtccaactgtgctgttgaaaatttgatttactatgaattaaaaggagtgtttggtttaatTGTACCAATGGCAGAGTTAATTAGAGAGTCTGTGGTAAATGGAAGTCTGATGttaaagtagtgttgaaattaagataagttgtatgagtcacaggaggaaactgatatgatataatgatatgtgaattaattggttaaggtacctgagtgttgatattggaagtgaagaagaatatcaattgaactaataacctggcaaaagtatgaggtccttttatgtaacgtaagcatctaggactaaacatgtttatgaaatagggattttttctattttttatttttttataccaagttatcgagttgaattaaaaaggtttaaaactggatggatgtatgaaggtgtattggaaaacaagcaatatgtgtaaaattagaaggtagtgaataatttgtgatttgatatcagaattttttactgtaatgaggtgtgatgactatgtaaattttcattaaatattttactaacaattagttggctgtcgtaatacagggtaaattccacgtcacgttgtccatctgtcttttgacacctttcagaaacatcactcatttcgcattcagttgccattaagtcattgaaatgtgatcaactcaatttggatcccacgtgttgggaaacctgtataccttaccttagggcattatccagtttgccatgtgaccatcacaggcctttttattgaagtatgcacttttaaggcatctatattttatataaagggtttttacctagatatttttcttttgtggctcagctagcatccagtttgtaagtataaccaacttgctctaacctttgtcaaaatttaaataataactttatattcattaaatcggttatacttatttttagatcgaacactgatgataattttttataaaaatcgaaaactttttgttgtgatgtagcccttttaagggatttttaataaaaaaaaattttataccttttacaaaggatttctttccaattttgtgatagatggtatacagccaactacaggaaaactttttcttttccttgtggatttttagtcaactattttcaatgggaaataagccataattttaccaaaaaaatgattttattaacgtttcgaagccaaaatcgggtttcgttgtcaaaatacaaaatactactaaaataaacaaaaatgttgttgctaagttaAAAAtgttttctaataatttatttaatctgaccatattggtaattcagacgtatattatactctttaaagtagaagactttaaaatgatattgccaatatttatgagttgcgttcctgagatgactttactaaaagattttattaaatattattttattgaatattttatttatcttttagtaaagtcgtaacaggaacgtaactcataaatattggcgatatcattttaaagccttctattttaaaatgtataatatacgtctgaattgccaatataaatgagtcagattaaataaattattagaataatttttttacttagcaactacacttttgttaattttagtagtattttgtattttgacaacgaaacccgatttgggcttcgaaacgttaataaaacctttttttttggtaacatTGTGGCTTATTTGACATTGAAAATAGTAGACTATAAAAAtcccacaagaaaatagcttcagaacaatagcGAGATACTAAGAAAACTGAtatgagtcactatctgagcggacgagtctattagattgtcgagggaggatattTAGGacactagaaggaactacagcgcgtataatttcccagaaaaaaagttgtgcgcaattttctgaaaccgtcaGAGAAAATCTCATGTAACGACCACTAGCGGGTTAAAGAAGATTTGTGACAGACTCGATTTCTATTAATGTACAACCTTTTTTATGGGTTTACAGATTTTATAACAAATTCGTATAACGTTTTCCAGTTGAGAATTCCTTACCTTCCCCCTTCTTATGTTTTTGgaaataataaaaacatattataatttactaatattttatttaataaaattgtacACAACTAATATTGTTTTAAAAGTTCTTGAATTTCACTTAAACTCTTACCATTAGTCTGTGgcaaaaatttataaatcatacctGCACCTACCAAACAACTAACACTGTATAACCACACTGCCCAATGAGTTCCAATAGTGGCTGCGATAATGGGGTAAGTAGAAGTTAAACTAAAAATAAGTAAACAAGTAAAAGTGTTGATAAAACTTCCTGCAACCGCTCTCTTCTCAGGAGTAAACATTTCGTGCATGATAGCTGTTGGAATTGGACCCAGCCCGAGAGAATAAAATCCAACGTTCGAAAGCACCAATAAAAGAGGCAACCACTGAAGGTGATGAATTATTTgagaatttatatattttaaatagaagAACCATCCTAACACAAACAAAGGAATCCCTGTCCCCAGTGCAGAAATCAGTAGCATCCTCTTTCGACCCACTCGTTCAATTATAGCTGAAGTAAAACTTATACAAGATATTTTAACTACGGACACAATCATAGCTACTTTGTAACCAGAGAAGCCAGTACCTGCTGAATCAAAGAATGGGGCCATGAAAGATATAATTACGGAAACTCCCGAAAGATGCTGCACTGTGACTGGCAGTAAAGCTAAAAAAAGCCCCATTCGGCTCTCTTTAGTCTTAAATAGGGTTATAAGATTAAAGCTTTTTTTAATATACTGTTTGGATTTTAAAACGTCGTCTAACTTTTCTATATCATTTCTGATTTCGTTGCTACTTTTATCACTTCTAAGTTTTCTTAAAACTTTTTCACATTGGGTTCGCTTTCCTTTGGAAAACAAGTAAACAGGGCTTTCAGGgaagaatataaataataataaaaatagaatGAGTGGAGACgaaataagaaaattaaacaTCCTATAGCTAAATAAAGGACCTACAATAAAAGTATAAAAATGTCCAAGTTGAAGAAAGAGTCCCATGAAACAACCAAATTTTGCCCGGTTATGGTCCTCACAGAGTTCTGTAATATAAATTGGTATAACTGATGGTGCACCAGTAGTAAACATGCCTGCTATAAACTTCGCAATAAACATCATTGTTACGGTTGTACTAAAAGTCAATATTATGTATCCCACTAACATCATGGAAACCGTTAGTTGTAGAAATAGTTTTCGTCCCAAAACATCTGCAAACTTTGGTAATATGAGCGATCCAATAAGTCCTGATATAGCTGGCATTCCTGCTATCACTGATATATCTGCCGTGGTAGCTGGACTTCCTAGAGGATTTTTTTGACTGTCGTTTGACATTAACATGGGTACAACTGGAGAATTCCATACTACGTGTGACCCAGCAGTAAATACCGGAATTTgtactgaaaaaaaaagtatcaATATTGGTATCAATATGATATATAAACTAAAGTCTTAAATATGATAATTATGATATAATAACGTAAGTCTCTCTCTGCTTCTCAAGTTAATTCTTAATAGAATTAAGCAGAAATGTCAGAAAATGTTGCGAACACCGTACCATCAGTCTAATTTGCCACATACTCAAAGTTTTTCTAAAGATTATTCATCGTATTATATacaaaaagttagaacaagacattggacaaactcagttcggatttagaaatgttcaaggaaccagagaagcattatttgcagtaaatgtgctaatacagacatgtttagatgtaaaccaggacatctatgtctgTTTCCTAGATTATAACtaggcattcgatacggtgaaacataatccgttaataaaactactaagaacaaagaacatcgacacacgagatataagaataataaataatctgtattattaacaataagctgTCATAAGactaaataatttaaacaccaataaaataaaaaacaaaagatgcgttagacagggctgtgtcttgtcgccatcactgtttaatgtatactcaaaaaatatatattcaaaaaagcattagagtatgaagtagcaggcataaaaataaatggcctgcCCATATGtaaaattagatacgccgatgacacaatactaatagcagaaactattacagatctacaaagaattttagataaggttgttacAACGAGTGAAggatttggtctgtcactaaacataaagaaaacgaaattcatggttatatcaaagaaaaatatttgaaaCATCAATCTcgacgtaaataataagacgatagaacgagttcagaattataactatttagggacaaacattagtgaaacaaacgattataccaaagaaatccgaattagaatacaaaaggctagaagtgcattcattaatatgaaacaaatattgtgtagtagagacctcagcctagatcttagaaagcgagtactaagatgttatgtattttctgttcttttgtatggtgtggagacatggactctcaataaacaatgcctcaatagattggaagcatttgagatgtggacgtatcgaagaatgctgagaatctcctggacagacagaataaccaatgaggaagtactaaggaggatacaaaacagcagggagatactggattccatcaaaataagaaaacttcaatagtTGGGTGATATAACACGTGGTGAGAGAtttgaactcctaaaattaattatgcagagaaagattcaaggaaggcgcagcatacgaactctttcgggctgtagtgtcaaaagtgagaatagcaacgATGATTGCCatccttcgtcgcggagatggcacgtaaagaagaaagaAGTGAAGAAACAATGGAAAACAAACAATTCGATTCCAGAGAAGGTTTGGGAACAAGGAAAGCTTTGTTCTGAATGATAACATTACTTTAAAGATCGTGTGTTTAAGTCTACGACTACAAAAACCagtttacgtctgctttatagatctTAAAAAGGCGTTTAATAGGGTCCAACATAATAGGCTGTTTAACTACCTAGAAATGGtaggaatagatgataaagatccgAGAGTTGTACATCTATATAGGAATCAAGAAGGTTCTATCCTAGTAAATGAAAAAGAaacagaattttttttaaagaggTG from Diabrotica virgifera virgifera chromosome 3, PGI_DIABVI_V3a harbors:
- the LOC126882825 gene encoding facilitated trehalose transporter Tret1-like; this encodes MSRKSVYNEENKPEVQEVTYVGEETECEHELKPENEPKKSNTLFLYCTIILLQIPVFTAGSHVVWNSPVVPMLMSNDSQKNPLGSPATTADISVIAGMPAISGLIGSLILPKFADVLGRKLFLQLTVSMMLVGYIILTFSTTVTMMFIAKFIAGMFTTGAPSVIPIYITELCEDHNRAKFGCFMGLFLQLGHFYTFIVGPLFSYRMFNFLISSPLILFLLLFIFFPESPVYLFSKGKRTQCEKVLRKLRSDKSSNEIRNDIEKLDDVLKSKQYIKKSFNLITLFKTKESRMGLFLALLPVTVQHLSGVSVIISFMAPFFDSAGTGFSGYKVAMIVSVVKISCISFTSAIIERVGRKRMLLISALGTGIPLFVLGWFFYLKYINSQIIHHLQWLPLLLVLSNVGFYSLGLGPIPTAIMHEMFTPEKRAVAGSFINTFTCLLIFSLTSTYPIIAATIGTHWAVWLYSVSCLVGAGMIYKFLPQTNGKSLSEIQELLKQY